The following proteins come from a genomic window of Azoarcus sp. PA01:
- a CDS encoding DUF4142 domain-containing protein, producing the protein MTSTFRSKSLCIAAAIGLMAPSVLFAQASGSAPAATQGSPSGTSSAATTTPQLSEDDREFVEKAASSGLAEVQMGQLASKSTASSQVKLFAERMVKDHGTANSELQQIVSDTGMQLPKQPEDKHQDKLKDLQKHSGQKFDREYMELMVKEHEKDIETFEKYAKDSKHAGLKAFAAKNLPILREHLELAKKNERALKD; encoded by the coding sequence ATGACATCCACGTTTCGCAGCAAAAGCCTTTGTATCGCCGCGGCAATCGGACTGATGGCACCGTCGGTGTTGTTTGCGCAAGCCAGCGGGTCGGCCCCGGCTGCGACGCAGGGCTCGCCTTCAGGCACTTCGAGCGCCGCGACCACGACACCGCAGTTGTCGGAGGACGATCGGGAGTTCGTCGAGAAAGCGGCTTCGTCGGGTCTTGCCGAAGTGCAGATGGGGCAACTCGCCAGCAAGAGTACGGCGTCGTCGCAGGTCAAGCTGTTCGCCGAGCGGATGGTGAAAGACCATGGCACCGCGAACAGCGAGCTGCAGCAGATCGTCTCGGACACCGGCATGCAGCTGCCCAAGCAGCCCGAGGACAAGCATCAGGACAAGCTCAAGGACCTGCAGAAGCATTCGGGCCAGAAGTTCGACCGCGAATACATGGAGCTGATGGTCAAGGAGCACGAGAAGGACATCGAAACCTTCGAGAAATACGCGAAGGATTCGAAGCACGCCGGACTCAAAGCCTTCGCCGCGAAAAACCTGCCGATCCTGCGCGAGCACTTGGAACTCGCGAAGAAAAACGAGCGCGCCCTCAAGGATTAG
- a CDS encoding PatB family C-S lyase — MNPIFDFDTEIDRRHVPGEKWGRYAGRDVLPLWVADMDFAAPPPVVEALQRRLDHRVFGYTDAWPGLTEAVIEGLARDHAWRIEADWLVWLPGVVTGFNLACRITGEAGDEVLTATPVYPPFLAAPGNSDRRLVTRPLVFADGRWNWDRDVFEAALTPRSRLLMLCNPHNPVGRVFDRDELRWLADLAERHDLTICSDEIHCGLVLDDDAPHVPIAALDASVAQRTITLMAPSKTWNIPALYCAFAVISDSSLRRRFRHAMHGIVPHPNVLGMVAAEAAYRDGSPWRAALLDYLRGNRDLVMAAIDTMPGIETARPQATYLAWIDCRAAGLEDPAKFFEAAGVGLSDGAPFGMPGFVRLNFGCTRALLAEALGRMQRALRER; from the coding sequence ATGAATCCGATTTTCGACTTCGACACCGAGATAGACCGCCGGCACGTTCCCGGCGAAAAATGGGGACGCTATGCAGGGCGCGACGTCCTTCCGCTGTGGGTCGCCGACATGGATTTCGCCGCGCCGCCGCCGGTCGTCGAAGCGCTGCAGCGCCGTCTCGACCACCGCGTCTTCGGCTACACCGACGCCTGGCCCGGCCTGACTGAAGCGGTGATCGAAGGCCTCGCGCGCGACCACGCGTGGCGGATCGAAGCGGACTGGCTGGTGTGGCTACCCGGCGTCGTGACCGGCTTCAATCTCGCGTGCCGCATCACGGGCGAAGCTGGCGACGAAGTGCTGACCGCGACGCCGGTCTACCCACCGTTCCTCGCTGCGCCGGGCAACAGCGATCGTCGCCTCGTGACGCGTCCGCTCGTCTTTGCCGACGGCCGGTGGAACTGGGATCGCGATGTGTTCGAAGCCGCGCTGACCCCGCGCAGCCGCCTGTTGATGCTGTGCAACCCGCACAATCCGGTCGGCCGCGTGTTCGACCGCGACGAATTGCGCTGGCTCGCGGACCTCGCCGAGCGGCACGACCTGACGATCTGTTCCGACGAAATCCACTGCGGCCTGGTGCTCGACGACGACGCCCCGCACGTCCCGATCGCCGCGCTCGATGCGTCGGTCGCGCAACGCACGATCACGCTGATGGCGCCGTCGAAGACGTGGAACATTCCGGCGCTGTACTGTGCTTTCGCCGTGATTTCCGACAGCAGCCTGCGGCGGCGCTTTCGTCACGCGATGCATGGCATCGTGCCGCATCCGAACGTGCTCGGAATGGTCGCTGCCGAAGCGGCCTACCGCGACGGCAGCCCGTGGCGCGCCGCGCTGCTCGACTACCTGCGCGGCAACCGCGACCTCGTGATGGCCGCGATCGACACGATGCCGGGCATCGAGACCGCGCGCCCGCAGGCGACTTACCTTGCGTGGATCGACTGCCGCGCGGCCGGGCTCGAAGACCCGGCAAAGTTCTTCGAAGCCGCCGGCGTCGGCCTGTCCGACGGCGCGCCGTTCGGGATGCCCGGCTTCGTGCGGCTGAATTTCGGCTGCACCCGAGCGCTGCTCGCCGAAGCGCTCGGACGGATGCAGCGCGCGCTGCGTGAAAGGTAG
- a CDS encoding MBL fold metallo-hydrolase, giving the protein MQHVTAHPDGILAVDAGYGRPGVAAIHLVIHQGHAAVVDTGTNASVPRVLGALVAAGIAPENVDWVILTHIHLDHAGGAGSLMCALPNAKLVVHPRGVRHLVDPAKLWEGTSAVYGAERAFALYGRLAPVPPERIVPAAEGTEVDLAGRRFLVLETPGHSRHHICVWDETARAFFTGDTFGLSYRELDVDGRASIFPTTTPTQFDPDALHASIDRLLSFFPEAMYLTHYSRVTDVERLAADLHRLVGAHVAVAQAARGEGVARHVEILAGLEQIVREEAERQGWTPPEAEVLDLFRQDLELNAQGLGIWLDSTAGKEPGPTQ; this is encoded by the coding sequence GTGCAGCACGTCACCGCCCACCCCGACGGCATTCTTGCGGTCGATGCCGGCTATGGCCGGCCCGGCGTCGCGGCGATCCACCTGGTCATCCATCAGGGGCACGCCGCGGTCGTCGACACCGGCACGAACGCGTCCGTCCCGCGCGTGCTGGGCGCCCTCGTCGCTGCCGGCATCGCGCCCGAGAACGTCGACTGGGTCATCCTCACCCACATTCACCTCGATCACGCGGGCGGCGCCGGCAGCCTGATGTGCGCGTTGCCGAACGCGAAGCTCGTCGTCCATCCGCGCGGCGTGCGCCACCTCGTCGACCCGGCGAAACTGTGGGAAGGCACTTCGGCCGTGTATGGCGCGGAGCGGGCTTTCGCGCTATACGGGCGGCTCGCGCCGGTGCCGCCGGAGCGCATCGTGCCTGCCGCCGAAGGCACGGAAGTCGATCTCGCCGGGCGCCGCTTCCTCGTCCTCGAGACGCCGGGACATTCGCGGCATCATATCTGCGTGTGGGACGAGACGGCCCGCGCCTTTTTCACCGGCGACACGTTCGGACTTTCCTACCGCGAACTCGACGTCGACGGCCGCGCGTCGATTTTCCCGACCACGACCCCGACGCAGTTCGATCCCGACGCGCTGCATGCGTCGATCGACCGCCTGCTGAGTTTCTTCCCCGAGGCGATGTATCTGACCCATTACAGCCGCGTGACCGACGTCGAACGTCTCGCCGCGGACCTGCACCGCCTGGTCGGCGCCCATGTCGCGGTCGCGCAGGCGGCGCGAGGCGAGGGCGTCGCGCGCCACGTCGAGATCCTTGCCGGACTGGAGCAGATCGTGCGCGAGGAAGCCGAGCGCCAGGGCTGGACGCCCCCCGAAGCGGAAGTGCTCGACCTGTTCCGGCAGGATCTGGAGCTCAATGCGCAAGGGCTCGGAATCTGGCTCGATTCCACTGCCGGGAAGGAGCCGGGGCCGACGCAGTAG
- a CDS encoding efflux RND transporter permease subunit encodes MTAPLGISGRIAGAFQRNALTPLLALILLLMGVFATLVTPKEEEPQIDVTMANVLVPFPGASARDVEALVARPAEQVLSRIAGVEHVYSVSRPGIAVITVQFEVGVPNQDALVKLYDTIHSNRDWLSPQLGVGEPIVKPKGIDDVPIVALTFWTADPARAGFDVQQVSRAVELELKRVPGTRDVATIGGPGHVVRVLMDAERMNAHAVTAQDVRAALQLANASQPAGNLVAANREVLVQTGTYLESADDVRSLVVGVAANRPVFMRDVARVEDGPDQATQYVWFGTGAAAQAGARDAGVFPAVTLAVSKKPGANAADVAEDVIARAESLRGEIIPEGVEFTVTRNYGQTANDKANTLIGKLVFATAAVVLLVFFALGLREALIVGVAVGLTLAATLFASWAWGFTLNRVSLFALIFSIGILVDDAIVVVENIHRWHTLEPDTPLWQLIPRAVDEVGGPTILATFTVIAALLPMAFVTGLMGPYMSPIPINASMGMFISLAVAFVVTPWLAQRLLKTVDAHHHEGEDKLTARLDRFFRRVMTPMLEPVKGGRARLRLWLIVGALIVASVALPAVQLVVMKMLPFDNKSEFQVVLDMPVGTPVEETARVLREIGEHVGAVAEVSDWQAYAGTASPINFNGLVRQYYLRSAPEMGDVQVNLVDKAQRSRKSHEIAVAVRDEVSAIARAAGGNAKVVEVPPGPPVLSPIVAEVYGPDYAGQVAVAGKVRAAFEGASDVVGVDDTVDEVAPKLVLRVDQAKAARMGVAQADIVEVVRLGLAGEDVTPIHGGDNKYEIPVRIQLPSERQSSVDPLLAMKVRARDGTLVSVSELVRAQETVREQVIHRKDLLPVVYVTGDMGGRLDSPLYGMFDIRSNVKDLALDGAPGLGGTLGEWFIRAPADPYAGYSLKWDGEWQVTYETFRDMGAAYAVGLILIYLLVVAQFRSYLVPLVIMAPIPLTIIGVMPGHALLGAQFTATSMIGMIALAGIIVRNSILLVDFVNQQVRAGMELGEAVVRAAAVRAKPIGLTALAAMIGALFILDDPIFNGLAISLIFGIFVSTVLTLVVIPVLYFAAMRSRVAQLQGETP; translated from the coding sequence ATGACCGCTCCGCTCGGCATCTCCGGTCGCATCGCCGGCGCGTTCCAGCGCAACGCACTGACGCCGCTGCTCGCGCTGATCCTGTTGCTGATGGGCGTGTTCGCGACGCTCGTCACGCCGAAGGAAGAAGAACCGCAGATCGACGTGACGATGGCGAACGTCCTCGTGCCGTTCCCGGGCGCGTCCGCGCGCGACGTCGAAGCGCTCGTCGCGCGTCCGGCCGAGCAGGTGCTGTCGCGCATCGCCGGCGTCGAGCACGTGTATTCGGTGTCGCGCCCCGGCATCGCAGTCATTACCGTGCAGTTTGAAGTCGGCGTGCCGAACCAGGACGCGCTCGTCAAGCTCTACGACACGATCCATTCGAACCGCGACTGGCTCAGCCCGCAGCTCGGCGTCGGCGAGCCGATCGTCAAGCCGAAAGGCATCGATGACGTGCCGATCGTCGCGCTGACTTTCTGGACCGCCGATCCGGCCCGCGCCGGCTTCGACGTGCAGCAGGTGTCGCGCGCGGTCGAGCTCGAATTGAAGCGCGTTCCCGGCACGCGCGACGTCGCGACGATCGGCGGCCCCGGCCACGTCGTGCGCGTGCTGATGGACGCCGAGCGGATGAATGCGCACGCGGTCACGGCGCAGGACGTGCGCGCCGCGCTGCAGCTCGCGAACGCGTCGCAGCCGGCCGGCAACCTCGTCGCCGCGAACCGCGAAGTGCTGGTGCAGACCGGCACGTATCTCGAATCCGCCGACGACGTGCGCAGTCTCGTCGTCGGCGTCGCCGCCAACCGGCCCGTGTTCATGAGGGATGTCGCGAGGGTCGAGGACGGCCCGGACCAGGCGACGCAATACGTGTGGTTCGGCACCGGCGCGGCGGCGCAAGCGGGCGCTCGCGACGCTGGCGTGTTCCCTGCGGTGACGCTCGCGGTGTCGAAGAAGCCCGGCGCGAACGCCGCCGACGTCGCCGAGGACGTCATCGCGCGCGCCGAATCGCTGCGCGGCGAGATCATCCCGGAAGGTGTCGAATTCACCGTCACGCGCAACTACGGCCAGACCGCGAACGACAAGGCGAACACGCTGATCGGCAAGCTCGTGTTCGCGACCGCCGCGGTCGTGCTGCTGGTGTTCTTCGCGCTGGGGCTGCGCGAGGCGCTGATCGTCGGCGTCGCGGTCGGCCTGACGCTCGCGGCGACGCTGTTCGCGTCGTGGGCGTGGGGGTTCACGCTGAACCGGGTGAGCCTGTTCGCGCTGATCTTCTCGATCGGCATCCTCGTCGATGACGCGATCGTCGTCGTCGAGAACATCCACCGCTGGCACACGCTCGAGCCCGACACGCCGCTGTGGCAGCTGATCCCGCGCGCCGTCGACGAAGTCGGGGGCCCGACGATCCTCGCGACTTTCACGGTGATCGCGGCGCTGTTGCCGATGGCGTTCGTCACCGGGCTGATGGGGCCGTACATGAGCCCGATCCCGATCAACGCGTCGATGGGCATGTTCATCTCGCTCGCGGTCGCGTTCGTCGTCACGCCGTGGCTCGCGCAGCGGCTGCTGAAAACGGTCGACGCGCACCATCACGAAGGCGAGGACAAGCTCACCGCGCGGCTCGACCGCTTCTTCCGCCGCGTGATGACGCCGATGCTCGAGCCCGTCAAGGGCGGGCGGGCACGGCTCAGGCTGTGGCTCATCGTCGGCGCGCTGATCGTCGCGTCGGTCGCGCTGCCCGCAGTGCAGCTCGTCGTCATGAAGATGCTGCCGTTCGACAACAAGAGCGAGTTCCAGGTCGTGCTCGACATGCCGGTCGGCACGCCGGTCGAGGAGACCGCGCGCGTGCTGCGCGAGATCGGCGAGCACGTCGGCGCCGTCGCGGAAGTCAGCGACTGGCAGGCGTACGCGGGCACGGCAAGCCCGATCAACTTCAACGGCCTGGTGCGCCAGTATTACCTCCGCAGCGCGCCGGAGATGGGCGACGTACAGGTCAATCTCGTCGACAAGGCGCAGCGCTCGCGCAAGAGCCACGAGATCGCCGTGGCGGTGCGCGACGAAGTGAGCGCAATCGCGCGCGCAGCCGGCGGCAACGCGAAAGTCGTCGAAGTGCCGCCGGGCCCGCCGGTGCTGTCGCCGATCGTCGCTGAAGTGTATGGGCCCGACTACGCCGGCCAGGTCGCGGTCGCCGGCAAAGTGCGTGCGGCGTTCGAAGGCGCGTCGGATGTCGTCGGCGTCGACGACACCGTCGACGAGGTGGCGCCGAAGCTCGTGCTGCGCGTCGATCAGGCGAAAGCGGCGCGCATGGGCGTCGCGCAAGCCGACATCGTCGAAGTCGTGCGCCTCGGGCTCGCCGGCGAGGACGTCACGCCGATCCACGGCGGCGACAACAAGTACGAGATTCCGGTGCGCATCCAGTTGCCGTCCGAACGGCAGTCGAGCGTCGATCCGCTGCTGGCGATGAAGGTGCGGGCGCGCGACGGCACGCTGGTGTCGGTGTCCGAACTCGTCCGGGCGCAGGAGACGGTCCGCGAGCAGGTGATCCACCGCAAGGACCTGCTGCCGGTCGTGTATGTCACCGGCGACATGGGCGGACGGCTCGACTCCCCGTTGTACGGCATGTTCGACATCCGCTCGAACGTGAAGGATCTCGCGCTCGACGGAGCGCCGGGGCTCGGCGGCACGCTCGGCGAATGGTTCATCCGCGCGCCGGCCGACCCGTATGCGGGCTACAGCCTGAAGTGGGACGGCGAATGGCAGGTCACGTACGAGACGTTCCGCGACATGGGCGCGGCCTACGCGGTCGGCCTGATCCTGATCTACCTGCTCGTCGTCGCGCAGTTCCGCAGCTATCTCGTGCCGCTCGTCATCATGGCGCCGATCCCGCTGACGATCATCGGCGTGATGCCCGGCCACGCGCTGCTCGGCGCGCAATTCACCGCGACGTCGATGATCGGCATGATCGCGCTCGCCGGCATCATCGTGCGCAACTCGATCCTGCTCGTCGATTTCGTCAATCAGCAGGTGCGTGCGGGCATGGAACTGGGCGAAGCGGTGGTCCGCGCCGCGGCGGTGCGCGCGAAACCGATCGGGCTGACCGCGCTCGCGGCGATGATCGGCGCGCTGTTCATCCTCGACGACCCGATTTTCAACGGCCTGGCGATCAGCCTGATCTTCGGCATCTTCGTCTCCACCGTGCTGACGCTGGTCGTCATCCCGGTGCTGTATTTCGCCGCGATGCGCAGCCGCGTCGCCCAACTGCAAGGAGAAACGCCATGA
- the ssb gene encoding single-stranded DNA-binding protein, with product MASLNKVILIGNLGKDPETRYAPSGDAICNITVATSETWKDKATGEKKEQTEWHRVVFFGRLAEIAAQYLRKGSQIYVEGRLQTRKWQDKEGQDRYTTEIRGDEMKMLGSRQGAGEASSGRQYDAGGYDASAASRPSAQPAAPAKAPTKSSGGGAGFGDFDDDIPF from the coding sequence ATGGCATCCCTGAACAAAGTGATCCTGATCGGCAATCTCGGCAAGGATCCCGAAACGCGCTATGCCCCCAGCGGCGATGCGATCTGCAACATCACGGTGGCGACGAGCGAAACCTGGAAGGACAAGGCGACGGGCGAAAAGAAGGAGCAGACCGAATGGCACCGCGTCGTGTTTTTCGGCCGGCTCGCCGAAATCGCGGCGCAGTACCTGCGCAAGGGCAGCCAGATCTACGTCGAAGGCCGGCTGCAGACGCGCAAGTGGCAGGACAAGGAAGGGCAGGACCGCTACACGACCGAGATCCGCGGCGACGAGATGAAGATGCTCGGGTCGCGCCAGGGCGCGGGTGAGGCATCCTCCGGCCGCCAGTACGACGCCGGCGGCTACGACGCGTCCGCAGCGTCGCGCCCGAGCGCGCAGCCGGCCGCGCCGGCGAAGGCGCCGACGAAGAGCAGCGGCGGGGGCGCCGGTTTCGGCGATTTCGACGACGACATTCCGTTCTGA
- a CDS encoding efflux RND transporter periplasmic adaptor subunit, which yields MIDQLFARFLLIPLALAAAGIAHAELATVRVEARVVARSHPAEATLEAVHQVALAAQVPGRIVALNVDAGDRVAKGEVLLRIDAVEAAQAVAGAEAGIAAAQANLINAKAAFERTARLLERKFVSSSALDQAKAAYESAEAQLRAARAGRGQAGAVQGYTTIVSPLTGVVAARHVEPGDMAQPGRVLLTVYDPAAMRAIVDVPQYRMAGVTAEQLTARIELPESGRWFDAAGVIVLPAADPRTHTVRVRVDVPQQATGLVPGMFARVHFTSGEDRRITVPAEAILRRGEITGVYVPDGKGGFRLRQIRAGEALADGSVEVLAGLAGGEEVALDPVQASIAGRATRAASR from the coding sequence ATGATCGATCAGCTCTTCGCCCGCTTCCTGCTGATTCCGCTGGCGCTCGCCGCGGCCGGAATCGCGCATGCCGAATTGGCCACCGTCCGGGTCGAAGCTCGCGTCGTGGCGCGCTCCCACCCGGCCGAAGCGACGCTCGAAGCGGTGCATCAGGTTGCGCTCGCCGCGCAGGTGCCGGGCCGCATCGTCGCGTTGAACGTCGATGCCGGCGACCGGGTCGCGAAAGGCGAAGTGCTGTTGCGCATCGATGCCGTCGAGGCGGCGCAGGCGGTCGCCGGCGCGGAAGCCGGCATCGCCGCGGCGCAGGCGAACCTGATCAATGCCAAAGCGGCTTTCGAGCGCACCGCGCGGCTGCTCGAGCGCAAGTTCGTCAGCTCGTCGGCGCTCGACCAGGCGAAGGCGGCATACGAGTCGGCCGAAGCGCAGTTGCGCGCGGCACGCGCCGGGCGCGGTCAGGCGGGTGCGGTGCAGGGCTACACGACGATCGTCTCGCCCTTGACCGGGGTGGTTGCGGCACGCCACGTCGAGCCGGGCGACATGGCGCAGCCCGGGCGCGTGCTGCTGACCGTCTATGATCCGGCAGCGATGCGGGCGATCGTAGACGTGCCGCAATACCGCATGGCCGGTGTCACCGCAGAGCAGCTGACGGCGCGCATCGAACTGCCGGAGTCGGGGCGCTGGTTCGACGCGGCCGGCGTCATCGTGCTGCCCGCAGCCGACCCGCGCACGCATACCGTCCGGGTGCGGGTCGATGTGCCGCAACAGGCGACCGGGCTGGTGCCGGGAATGTTCGCGCGCGTCCATTTCACGAGCGGCGAGGACCGGCGTATCACGGTGCCGGCCGAGGCGATTCTGCGGCGCGGCGAGATCACCGGCGTATATGTTCCGGACGGCAAGGGCGGCTTCCGCCTGCGGCAGATTCGCGCCGGCGAAGCGCTCGCGGACGGCAGCGTCGAAGTGCTCGCCGGCCTCGCCGGCGGCGAGGAGGTCGCGCTCGATCCGGTACAGGCTAGCATCGCCGGTCGCGCCACGCGCGCGGCGAGCCGCTGA
- a CDS encoding sel1 repeat family protein codes for MHRPLCRVLFCVTLAFGCAHADAGTPAAALAQTASGAYEAGRHDEAARLFEQAARAGNRLAQFNYAMMLYRNEAQSRDANSAWRWLRRAAGAGLPQAQFTLARLYEHGDGVPQSLPTAAEWYRRAAAQGHVEAQVSLASMHLAGDGVAQDAATAARWYLAAARAGDVAAQHLIASLYETGRGVARDRRLAAHWYLQAAQQGDALAREKHTALMSQIEATTP; via the coding sequence ATGCATCGACCGCTATGCCGGGTATTGTTCTGCGTCACGCTGGCGTTCGGCTGCGCACACGCGGACGCGGGTACTCCGGCAGCAGCGCTCGCGCAGACCGCGAGCGGCGCTTACGAGGCGGGGCGCCACGACGAAGCGGCCCGGCTGTTCGAGCAGGCTGCGCGCGCCGGCAACCGCCTCGCCCAGTTCAATTACGCGATGATGCTGTACCGCAACGAAGCGCAGTCACGCGACGCGAACTCGGCGTGGCGCTGGCTGCGTCGTGCCGCGGGTGCCGGTCTGCCGCAGGCGCAGTTCACGCTCGCGCGGCTGTACGAACACGGCGACGGCGTACCGCAGTCGCTGCCGACCGCGGCCGAGTGGTATCGGCGTGCTGCCGCGCAGGGACACGTCGAGGCGCAGGTGAGCCTCGCGTCGATGCATCTGGCCGGCGACGGTGTTGCGCAGGACGCGGCGACCGCAGCCCGCTGGTATCTTGCCGCCGCGCGCGCCGGCGACGTCGCCGCGCAACACCTCATCGCGAGCCTGTACGAGACCGGCCGCGGCGTCGCGCGGGACCGGCGGCTGGCAGCGCACTGGTACCTGCAGGCGGCGCAGCAGGGCGACGCGCTCGCGCGCGAGAAGCACACCGCGCTGATGTCGCAGATCGAGGCGACGACGCCGTGA
- a CDS encoding MFS transporter, giving the protein MTPAEKRAGMSLAAIFALRMLGLFLILPVFAVHAHEIPGGDDLTLVGLAIGAYGLTQAFLQIAYGAASDRFGRKPVIVFGLLLFVIGSAVAALADSIYIVIVGRVLQGAGAISAAVTALAADLTRDQHRTKVMAMIGSSIGLVFAISMVAAPLLYTLVGMSGIFWLTAALAFLAIGVVVYVVPTVPVIPRAAGGRLVDVLRNGQLMRLNLGVFALHLIQTAMWVLVPAAIVAGGALPLPEHWKVYLPAVLLSFALMVPAVIVAERRGMMKVIFNAAIALLVVVQLGLYALGDSLLALGVWLTLFFVAFNVLEAVLPSWISKIAPPHARGTALGVYNTLQSVGLFLGGMVGGWIAQQYGPSAVNLACGLLALVWLMVAATMNSPPRRVVAAPAAR; this is encoded by the coding sequence ATGACCCCCGCGGAGAAGCGGGCCGGCATGAGCCTCGCGGCGATCTTCGCGCTGCGCATGCTCGGCCTGTTCCTGATCCTGCCGGTGTTCGCGGTTCATGCCCATGAGATTCCCGGCGGCGACGACCTGACGCTCGTCGGCCTGGCGATCGGCGCATACGGGCTGACGCAGGCGTTCCTGCAGATCGCCTACGGCGCCGCGTCCGACCGTTTCGGCCGCAAGCCGGTGATCGTGTTCGGCCTGCTGCTGTTCGTCATCGGCAGTGCCGTCGCCGCGCTGGCCGACAGCATCTACATCGTCATCGTCGGCCGGGTCCTGCAGGGCGCCGGTGCGATTTCCGCCGCGGTGACCGCGCTCGCCGCCGACCTCACGCGCGACCAGCATCGCACCAAGGTGATGGCGATGATCGGCTCGAGCATCGGTCTGGTGTTCGCGATTTCGATGGTCGCGGCGCCGCTGCTCTATACGCTGGTCGGCATGAGCGGGATTTTCTGGCTGACCGCAGCGCTGGCCTTTCTTGCGATCGGCGTCGTCGTCTACGTCGTGCCGACGGTGCCGGTGATTCCGCGCGCCGCCGGCGGCAGGCTCGTCGACGTCCTGCGCAACGGACAGCTGATGCGGCTGAACCTCGGCGTGTTCGCGCTGCACCTGATCCAGACCGCGATGTGGGTGCTCGTGCCGGCCGCGATCGTCGCCGGCGGCGCATTGCCGCTGCCCGAGCACTGGAAGGTGTATCTTCCCGCAGTGCTGCTGTCGTTCGCGTTGATGGTGCCGGCGGTGATCGTCGCCGAGCGCCGCGGCATGATGAAGGTGATCTTCAATGCGGCGATCGCGCTGCTCGTCGTCGTGCAGCTCGGCCTGTATGCGCTCGGCGACAGCCTGCTGGCGCTCGGCGTGTGGCTGACGCTGTTTTTCGTCGCCTTCAACGTGCTCGAAGCGGTCCTGCCGTCGTGGATATCGAAGATCGCGCCGCCCCACGCACGAGGCACTGCGCTTGGCGTCTACAACACGCTGCAATCGGTCGGTCTCTTTCTCGGTGGAATGGTCGGCGGCTGGATCGCGCAGCAGTACGGACCGTCAGCCGTCAACCTCGCCTGCGGCTTGCTCGCGCTGGTCTGGCTGATGGTCGCGGCGACAATGAACTCGCCTCCGCGCCGGGTCGTGGCGGCACCGGCGGCACGTTAA
- a CDS encoding tRNA threonylcarbamoyladenosine dehydratase encodes MSAPITSTVPDVDRERRFGGIARLYGNEALARLDHARVCVVGIGGVGSWAAEALARSGVGHVTLIDLDHVAESNINRQSHALDATLGQAKVVAMAERLRAINPLVNVAVVEDFIGEDNAAALLRDVDVVIDAIDNVRAKVAIVLACRARRIPLIVAGGAGGKTDPARIRVDDLSRTEQDPLLAKVRKRLRSEHGFPRNPKRPFGIEAVYSSEALRLDGAACDLPHGPQGLACAGYGSSMMMTASVGLFAAARALERLLARPAGDAPDRQEDQA; translated from the coding sequence ATGTCGGCACCGATCACTTCCACCGTTCCGGACGTCGACCGGGAACGACGCTTCGGCGGCATCGCCCGCCTTTACGGCAACGAGGCGCTGGCGCGGCTCGATCACGCGCGCGTCTGCGTCGTCGGCATCGGCGGAGTCGGTTCGTGGGCGGCCGAGGCGCTCGCCCGCAGCGGCGTCGGCCACGTCACGCTGATCGACCTCGACCACGTCGCCGAATCGAACATCAACCGGCAAAGCCACGCGCTCGACGCGACGCTCGGGCAGGCGAAAGTCGTCGCGATGGCCGAGCGGCTGCGCGCGATCAATCCGCTCGTGAACGTCGCGGTCGTCGAGGACTTCATCGGCGAGGACAACGCCGCGGCGCTGCTGCGCGATGTCGACGTCGTCATCGACGCGATCGACAACGTGCGGGCCAAGGTCGCGATCGTGCTGGCGTGCCGCGCGCGCCGCATTCCGCTGATCGTCGCCGGCGGAGCGGGGGGCAAGACCGACCCGGCGAGGATTCGCGTCGACGACCTGTCGCGCACCGAACAGGACCCGCTGCTCGCAAAAGTGCGCAAGCGGCTGCGCAGCGAGCACGGTTTTCCGCGCAACCCGAAGCGGCCGTTCGGCATCGAAGCGGTGTATTCGAGCGAAGCGCTGCGCCTCGACGGGGCGGCGTGCGACCTGCCGCACGGGCCGCAGGGGCTCGCCTGCGCCGGTTATGGTTCGAGCATGATGATGACCGCCAGCGTCGGCCTGTTCGCCGCAGCGCGCGCGCTCGAACGACTGCTCGCGCGCCCGGCCGGCGACGCGCCCGACAGGCAGGAGGATCAGGCATGA
- a CDS encoding CbiX/SirB N-terminal domain-containing protein, protein MTHDRAVVLFGHGARDPAWAQPMERVRDTLRTRAPELGVELAFLEFLAPTLDEAIDALVARGARRIVIVPMFIARGGHLKNDLPKLVAAACERHPGCEIIQTLAVGEAEPVVAAMASYARQCAIEDD, encoded by the coding sequence ATGACTCATGACAGGGCAGTAGTGCTGTTCGGCCACGGCGCACGCGATCCGGCGTGGGCGCAGCCGATGGAGCGGGTTCGCGACACGCTGCGCACGCGGGCGCCGGAGCTCGGGGTCGAGCTCGCATTCCTCGAGTTCCTCGCGCCGACGTTGGACGAGGCGATCGATGCCCTGGTCGCGCGCGGCGCGCGGCGCATCGTCATCGTGCCGATGTTCATCGCCCGTGGCGGCCACCTGAAAAACGATCTGCCGAAACTCGTCGCCGCGGCGTGCGAGCGCCATCCCGGGTGCGAGATCATCCAGACGCTCGCCGTCGGCGAGGCGGAACCGGTCGTCGCGGCGATGGCGAGCTACGCGCGGCAATGTGCGATCGAAGACGACTGA